From Vibrio splendidus, a single genomic window includes:
- the ptsG gene encoding PTS glucose transporter subunit IIBC: MFKNLFANLQKVGKSLMLPVSVLPVAGILLGVGAADLPFIPEIVSNLMEQAGGSVFGQMALLFAVGVALGFTNNDGVAGLAAIVGYGIMTATLGVMAGVMGVDKIDTGVLGGILVGGVAAWAFNRFFRIQLPEYLGFFAGKRAVPIITGFSAIGLAILLSVVWPPVGGAISAFSDWAAHQNPQVAFGIYGIVERSLIPFGLHHVWNVPFFFEAGTCVNAAGETQNGVLTCYLVADDASRAAGNGFGQLAGGYMFKMFGLPAAAIAIAHSAKPENRAKVMGIMASAALTSFLTGITEPIEFSFLFVAPVLYAIHALLAGSAYVLANTLGFVHGTSFSHGLIDFLVLSGNASKMGLMVVCGIGYAAIYYIVFRTVIKALDLKTPGREDESEDDIVATGTELAGELVAAFGGKANITGLDACITRLRVAVADTEAVDQDKLKKLGAAGVVVVAGGVQAIFGTKSDNLKTDMDEWIRNNG; the protein is encoded by the coding sequence ATGTTTAAGAACCTTTTTGCTAACCTGCAGAAAGTTGGTAAGTCTCTGATGCTACCAGTATCAGTTTTACCAGTTGCGGGTATTTTGCTAGGTGTCGGTGCAGCAGACCTTCCTTTCATTCCAGAAATTGTTTCAAACTTAATGGAACAAGCGGGTGGTTCAGTCTTCGGTCAAATGGCACTACTGTTCGCAGTAGGTGTAGCACTTGGCTTTACTAATAACGACGGTGTAGCTGGTCTAGCTGCTATCGTTGGTTACGGCATCATGACTGCTACACTTGGCGTAATGGCTGGTGTAATGGGCGTTGATAAAATCGATACTGGTGTACTAGGTGGTATCCTAGTCGGTGGTGTTGCTGCTTGGGCATTCAACCGTTTCTTCCGTATTCAACTACCAGAGTACCTAGGCTTCTTCGCTGGTAAGCGTGCCGTGCCAATCATCACAGGTTTCTCTGCGATTGGTCTAGCAATCCTACTATCTGTAGTATGGCCACCAGTTGGCGGCGCTATCTCTGCGTTCTCTGATTGGGCTGCTCACCAAAACCCACAAGTGGCGTTTGGTATCTACGGTATCGTTGAGCGTTCTCTAATTCCATTTGGTCTTCACCACGTTTGGAACGTACCTTTCTTCTTTGAAGCTGGTACTTGTGTAAACGCTGCTGGCGAAACTCAAAACGGTGTTCTTACTTGTTACCTAGTTGCTGATGACGCATCTCGTGCAGCGGGCAATGGCTTCGGTCAGCTAGCTGGTGGTTACATGTTCAAGATGTTCGGTCTACCTGCTGCTGCAATCGCAATTGCACACTCAGCTAAGCCTGAAAACCGCGCTAAAGTAATGGGCATCATGGCTTCTGCTGCGTTGACTTCATTCCTAACGGGTATCACTGAACCAATCGAATTCTCATTCCTATTCGTTGCTCCAGTACTGTACGCAATCCACGCTCTACTAGCTGGTTCTGCATACGTTCTTGCGAACACTCTAGGTTTTGTACACGGTACATCTTTCTCACACGGTCTAATCGACTTCCTAGTTCTATCTGGCAACGCGTCTAAGATGGGCCTAATGGTTGTATGTGGTATTGGTTACGCTGCAATTTACTACATTGTATTCCGCACTGTGATTAAAGCACTTGACCTTAAAACTCCAGGTCGCGAAGACGAGTCAGAAGACGACATCGTTGCAACTGGTACTGAGCTTGCTGGTGAGTTAGTTGCTGCATTCGGTGGCAAAGCGAACATCACTGGTCTTGACGCTTGTATTACTCGTCTACGTGTTGCAGTAGCTGATACAGAAGCTGTTGACCAAGACAAACTGAAGAAACTAGGTGCTGCAGGTGTTGTTGTAGTTGCTGGTGGCGTACAAGCTATCTTCGGTACTAAGTCTGACAACCTTAAGACAGACATGGATGAGTGGATCCGTAACAACGGTTAA
- a CDS encoding YnhF family membrane protein: MDHNLKNALQITAIIYTIILSFGFIAIGS, translated from the coding sequence ATGGACCATAATCTGAAAAATGCTCTACAAATAACAGCGATCATCTATACCATCATTCTTTCATTTGGTTTTATTGCGATTGGTAGCTAA
- a CDS encoding TatD family hydrolase — MFVDSHCHLDKLDYQDLHTSVEDVVNKAKAANVDQLLSVGVTLDSFENMLEMISPFDNVKASCGVHPLDVESDFCLERMCEYASNPKVVAIGETGLDYHYQPETAELQQLRFKQHVELAVELNKPLIIHTRNAREDTLAILRDGGAEKCGGVIHCFTEDQAFAEAAMELGFYISISGIVTFKQATELKDVVKNLPLDRLLIETDSPYLAPIPYRGKQNQPAYVVEVAAYIAQLKGLSMKEVAEQTTKNYRKLFLR; from the coding sequence ATGTTCGTAGATTCCCACTGTCATTTAGACAAACTGGATTACCAAGATTTACACACCAGTGTAGAAGACGTGGTTAATAAGGCGAAGGCAGCAAATGTAGACCAACTGCTTTCTGTCGGTGTGACATTAGACTCGTTTGAAAACATGCTTGAGATGATTTCGCCGTTCGATAACGTTAAAGCTTCTTGTGGCGTTCACCCTCTCGATGTAGAGAGCGATTTCTGTCTAGAAAGAATGTGTGAGTATGCGAGCAATCCAAAGGTTGTGGCGATAGGTGAGACAGGCTTAGATTATCACTACCAGCCAGAGACGGCAGAACTGCAACAGCTTAGGTTCAAGCAGCACGTTGAGTTGGCTGTTGAGCTTAATAAACCTTTGATCATCCACACGCGTAACGCGCGTGAAGATACGTTAGCTATTTTACGCGATGGTGGAGCAGAGAAGTGCGGTGGTGTGATTCATTGTTTTACTGAAGATCAAGCATTCGCTGAAGCGGCAATGGAATTAGGTTTTTATATCTCGATCTCAGGTATTGTGACCTTTAAACAAGCCACAGAACTTAAAGACGTTGTGAAAAACTTACCGCTAGATAGGTTGCTGATCGAGACGGATTCGCCATACTTGGCTCCGATTCCATATCGAGGTAAACAGAATCAGCCTGCATATGTGGTCGAAGTGGCGGCTTATATCGCGCAGTTGAAAGGGCTGTCAATGAAAGAGGTTGCTGAACAAACAACCAAAAATTACCGAAAACTTTTTTTGCGATAA
- a CDS encoding DNA polymerase III subunit delta', translated as MAEVYSWLTPVWSEWKKSLDAERFPNSVIVNAPEGLGVDALISQLTDALMCTNYESESCGFCHSCELIKSGSHPDFHVIEPEKEGKSITVDQVRASNRWAQQSSQLGGLRVILLNPAESMNESASNALLKTLEEPSSKCIFILSTRNSNRLMPTIISRCQQFNVVSPQLDTGSAWLDGEIGKAVPQYILALNDNAPLKAKAMFEQGGVEASTKVLDGFVNVIKGTQPDMLKLSKELSKDPLVQLGWLWHLLSDVQKLNFGLANQAMTPSAKALVEVMSYQSAYAASNKLLILIEQLKQHPGLNTELLIMNWLIATCEETCS; from the coding sequence ATGGCTGAAGTGTATTCTTGGCTCACACCGGTATGGAGTGAGTGGAAAAAAAGTCTCGATGCAGAGCGTTTTCCTAACTCTGTGATTGTTAATGCACCGGAAGGGCTCGGCGTTGATGCGCTGATTAGCCAACTTACCGATGCATTGATGTGTACTAATTACGAAAGCGAGTCGTGTGGATTTTGCCACAGTTGTGAATTGATCAAGTCGGGGAGTCATCCGGATTTCCATGTGATTGAACCTGAGAAAGAAGGTAAATCGATTACCGTTGACCAAGTACGTGCGAGTAACCGCTGGGCTCAACAATCGTCCCAGTTAGGTGGTTTGCGCGTTATCTTGCTTAACCCTGCAGAGTCGATGAACGAATCGGCGTCGAACGCATTGCTGAAAACTCTAGAAGAGCCATCAAGTAAGTGCATCTTCATTCTTTCTACTCGTAACAGTAATCGCTTAATGCCGACTATTATTAGCCGCTGTCAGCAATTCAATGTGGTTAGCCCACAGTTGGATACTGGATCGGCTTGGCTAGATGGGGAAATAGGTAAAGCGGTTCCGCAGTATATTCTAGCGCTCAATGACAACGCGCCTTTGAAAGCGAAAGCCATGTTTGAGCAAGGCGGTGTTGAAGCCTCAACAAAAGTGCTCGATGGTTTTGTCAATGTTATCAAAGGTACTCAACCTGACATGCTGAAGCTTTCCAAAGAGCTTAGTAAAGACCCTTTAGTTCAACTAGGCTGGCTATGGCACTTACTGTCTGACGTGCAAAAGCTGAATTTTGGTTTGGCGAATCAGGCGATGACTCCGAGTGCGAAAGCTTTGGTTGAGGTAATGTCTTATCAAAGTGCTTACGCAGCATCGAATAAACTGTTGATATTGATTGAGCAGTTAAAGCAACACCCCGGGCTCAATACGGAGCTACTCATAATGAACTGGCTGATTGCCACTTGCGAGGAAACATGTTCGTAG
- a CDS encoding porin family protein: MNNKANMMALIALFSVSSVCASPEIIITPMVGYTGGGSVEDQDGKTYDMKGSENYTFAIETPLEKGRIGFFYSNQSSELETLNLSSSIQYLHFQSSIYYPASSVLSGYLGLGLGASYVDVDWAKDKYGFSTSIFGGLEYKFSDRLALNTQVRWLGTVVDNDTSGVCNVPSNGQDCIIRFDTDWMNQFQANVGLSFTF, translated from the coding sequence ATGAATAACAAAGCAAATATGATGGCACTGATTGCACTTTTCTCCGTTTCGAGCGTGTGTGCTTCGCCGGAGATCATCATTACCCCGATGGTGGGTTATACCGGAGGCGGTAGTGTCGAAGACCAGGATGGTAAAACGTATGATATGAAAGGTTCGGAAAACTATACCTTTGCGATTGAAACGCCACTTGAAAAAGGACGCATCGGATTTTTCTATTCTAATCAAAGCTCTGAATTAGAAACGCTCAACCTAAGCTCTTCCATCCAATACCTTCACTTTCAAAGCAGCATCTACTACCCTGCTTCCTCTGTGTTGTCTGGCTATCTAGGGCTCGGTCTTGGGGCTTCTTACGTTGATGTAGACTGGGCAAAGGATAAGTATGGATTCTCAACTTCTATCTTTGGTGGTTTAGAGTACAAATTTAGTGACCGCTTAGCGTTAAATACACAAGTACGTTGGCTAGGTACTGTGGTCGACAACGACACCTCCGGTGTTTGTAACGTACCGAGCAATGGCCAAGACTGCATCATCCGCTTTGATACTGACTGGATGAACCAATTCCAAGCCAATGTTGGATTGAGTTTTACCTTCTAG
- the tmk gene encoding dTMP kinase — MNQSKFIVVEGLEGAGKSTAINAIVETLKASGVEDIVNTREPGGTVLAEKMRSLVKEEHEGEKLQDMTELLLMYAARVQLVENVIKPALDSGKWVLGDRHDMSSQAYQGGGRQIARTTMESLKETTLGGFKPDLTLYLDLDPRVGLERARGRGELDRIEKMDISFFDRTRERYLEIAEQDETVLVVNAQQEIEQVAADIKVALNAWLNKQ; from the coding sequence ATGAATCAGTCGAAATTTATCGTAGTTGAAGGCCTTGAAGGTGCTGGCAAAAGTACAGCAATCAATGCCATCGTTGAGACATTAAAAGCATCGGGTGTTGAAGATATCGTCAATACTCGTGAGCCGGGTGGCACTGTCTTAGCTGAAAAGATGCGTTCATTGGTTAAAGAAGAGCACGAAGGTGAGAAGCTTCAAGATATGACGGAACTATTGCTGATGTACGCGGCACGTGTTCAATTAGTCGAGAACGTCATCAAGCCCGCATTAGACAGCGGTAAATGGGTGTTGGGTGATCGCCATGATATGTCATCTCAAGCTTATCAAGGTGGTGGTCGCCAGATAGCACGCACTACGATGGAATCACTGAAAGAAACCACGCTAGGCGGTTTTAAGCCAGATCTAACCCTATACTTGGATCTTGATCCTAGAGTAGGGCTTGAACGCGCTAGAGGCCGTGGTGAGCTCGATAGAATCGAAAAGATGGATATCTCATTCTTCGATCGTACACGTGAACGTTACCTTGAGATTGCAGAACAAGACGAAACGGTTCTTGTGGTTAATGCACAGCAAGAAATTGAGCAAGTAGCCGCTGATATTAAAGTCGCGCTCAATGCTTGGCTCAATAAACAGTAG